The genomic segment GGTGTACCCGTAGTCAATCCCCGGCGCTCTCGTCGGGCCCGCCTGTACGCTCGACCGGTGCCCGAAACCCCGAACGACCCGACCGATGCGTTCGTCCGCGTTCGCGGTGCCAACGAGAACAACCTCAGGAACGTCGACGTCGATGTGCCGCGCGACAGGATCGTCGCGTTCACCGGCGTCTCCGGATCGGGCAAGTCCTCCCTGGCGTTCGGCACCATCTTCACCGAGGCCCAGCGCCGCTACCTGGAGTCCGTCGCCCCGTATGCACGGCGCCTCATCCAGCAGGGGCATGATCCGCACGTCGAGTCGATCTCGGGCCTGCCGCCGGCCGTCGCGCTGCAGCAGCGCCGCGGCGCCCCCAGCTCGCGATCGAGCGTCGGCACCGTCACCACGCTGTCGAACTCGCTTCGGATGCTGTTCTCCCGCGCCGGCACCTTCCCCGAAGGGTTCACGACGCGCCTCGATTCTGACGCGTTCTCGCCGAACACCGCAGCGGGCGCCTGTCCCGAGTGCCATGGCATCGGCGTCTCGCACACCGTCAGCGAGGACTCGCTGGTGCCCGATCCCTCGCTGAGCATTCGCGATGGTGCCATCGCCGCCTGGCCGGGTGCGTGGCAGGCGAAGAACCTGCGAGACATCACCATCGCGCTCGGGTACGACGTCGATCGACCATGGCGCGACCTCGATCAGGCCGACCGCGACTGGCTGCTCTTCACCGACGAGCAGCCGATCGTGCAGATCACCCCGCAGCGCGACCGCGTGGCGAAGCCCTACAACGGCATGTTCTGGAGCGCGAAGAAGTACGTCTTCCACACGCTGTCCGACTCGAAGAGTCAGATGATGCGCACGAAGGTGCTGCAGTTCGTGCGGTCCGGACCGTGCCCGCTCTGCCACGGCACGGGTCTTCGCCGCGAAGCACTGGCCGTCACGTTCGCCGGGCGCACGATCGCCGAGCTCAACGCCCTCCCGCTGACCGAGCTCGCCGACGTGCTGCGCCCGACCACGCAGCTCACGGACCCTGAGCACGCGCTGCCGACCACGCTCTCCGGCGAGCGCACTGATGTCGCCGTCGCGATCACGACCGATCTTCTGGCGCGCATCACTGTGCTCACCGACCTCGGTCTCGGGTACCTCGGGCTCGGACGGGTGACGACCACGCTCTCCCCCGGCGAGATGCAGCGGCTGCGGCTCGCCACCCAGCTGCGGTCGGGGCTCTTCGGCGTCATCTACGTGTTCGACGAGCCGTCGGCCGGACTGCACCCCGCCGATGCGGAGCCGCTGCTCGACGTCTTGGAGCAGCTCAAGCGCTCGGGCAACTCGGTCTTCGTGGTCGAGCACAACATGGATGTCGTCCGCCGCGCCGACTGGATCGTCGACGTCGGCCCCGGAGCGGGCGAGGGCGGCGGTGACGTGCTCTACAGCGGAGCGGTCGACGGACTCGCCGCGGTCGAGGCATCCGTCACTCGGCCGTTCCTCTTCCCCGATCAGGACACCACGGCGGCAGATCGTCGCGACGTGCGCGAGCCCGCGAACTGGCTCACCGTGGAGGGCATCACGCTGCACAACCTCGCCGGCGTCGACGCGGCCATTCCGCTCGGAACCTTCGTCGCGGTCACCGGCGTCTCAGGGTCGGGAAAGTCGACGCTCGTGAGCCGCGTGCTGCGTGATGTCGTTCGTGAGCATCTGCGCTCCGGCCAGGGCGACGGTATCGATGATCCGGACGATGACGCGACGACCACCGACCCCGCAGGCGATGACGCGGGGCTCACCGAAGCGACGGTCCCGGATGCGCGCGCCGACACACTGACGGTGCGCCGTGCCACGGGGCTCGAGCACATCGACCGGCTCGTGCGCGTGGATCAGAAGCCGATCGGACGCACCCCTCGGTCGAACCTGGCGACGTACACAGGCCTGTTCGATGCGGTCCGGACGACCTTCGCCAAGACCGACCTCGCTCGGGAGCGCGGGTACACCGCAGGACGCTTCTCGTTCAACGTCGCCGGTGGGCGCTGCGAGACCTGCCTCGGCGAGGGGTTCGTGTCGGTGGAGCTCCTCTTCCTGCCCGGCAGCTATGGGCGCTGCCCGACCTGTCACGGCGCCCGGTACAACGCCGAGACTCTCGAGGTCACCTACAAGGGCAAGACGATCGCCGACGTGCTGGCGCTGACGGTCGAGCAGGCATCCGACTTCCTCGCGCCGGTGCTGCCGGCCGCGCGCAGCCTGCAGGCCCTCCTCGACGTCGGGCTCGGCTACCTGCGACTCGGTCAGCCCGCGACCGAGCTGTCGGGTGGCGAGGCGCAACGCATCAAGCTGGCGACCGAGCTGCAGCGCGTGCGCCGAGGCCACACCCTCTACCTGCTCGATGAGCCGACGACGGGTCTGCATCCCGCCGATGTGCGGCGGCTGCTCGCGCAGCTGCACGCGCTGGTCGACTCCGGAGACACGGTCGTGGTGGTCGAGCACGACATGGATGTCGTCGCCGCCGCGGACTGGGTCATCGACCTCGGGCCATCGGGCGGGGATGCGGGCGGGCGCATCGTCGCGACGGGAACACCGGATGCCGTGGCGAAAGACCCAGCGAGCCGTACGGCCCCGTATCTCGCGGAGCGCCTCAGCCGTTGAGCCGAGCCGAGTGACTCGACCCACCCACGCCAAGCGAGCACCGGTCGGACCGTCCCCCCGACCCATACCGCAGAAGACGAGAAGGACACCGGCGGGAAGCCAGTGCCCTTCTCGTTCTCGACCGTCTCCACGATCAGTCCTGCCACAGCCCTTTCGCTCGGGCTGACACGTCAGCGCCCGTCAGCGGGAGGCGAGTTCCAGCACGCCGTCGACGCGGCGCGGAACATCGACGGGGCCGTCGCGCAGTTCTTCCGGCAGCACCTCGGCCGGGGCATCCTGCCAGGCGAGCGGACGCAGGAAGCGTCGGATCGCGGTCACACCCACCGAGGTGTGCAGCGTGTTCGTCGCCGGCCACGGGCCACCGTGATGCATCGCCCAGGAGACCCGCACGCCTGTCGGGTAACCGTTGTAGACGATGCGCCCGACGCGGCCGCTGACCACGTCGGTGAGCTCGGCGCGCAGCTCGGTCTCTCCTGGTTCGCTGTGGATGGTCGCCGTCAGCGAATCGGGGACGGCGTCAAGCGCGCGCGCGATCTCGGCGACGTCGCTGTAGCGCACCACCACGACGAGCGGCCCGAAGGCCTCCTCGGTCACCTCAGCCGTGACATCGGTGGCGTCGATCTCGAGCACGGCGGGAGTCAGCGAGTACCCCTGCTCCCCCGGCGCCGGGTCGACCAGACTGCGGGCGCCACCCTCGGCGATCAGCCGAGAGCGGATCTCGTCGAAAGCCGAATGGATGCGGGAGTTCAACATCGTCTGCGGCGCGGCATCCTGCGCGCGGCTGACGATGTCTGCGACAAGCGCATCGCCGGCGTCCCCCTTGGGTACGAATGCGACGCCGGGCTTGGTGCAGAGCTGACCGGCGGAGCTGGTGACCGACCCGAACAGCCCCTCGGCGATCTGCGCGGTGCGCGCCACCGCGGCTTCCGGGGTGACGACGAGCGGGTTCACGCTCGACAGTTCACCATAGAAGGGGATCGGCGTGTCGCGACCGTCGATGATGCGCTGGAGGATCTGACCGGTGTGCAGCGACCCGGTGAAGCCGACGGCGGCGATGCGCGGGTCGGCGACGAGCACCGAGCCCGGCTGCTGACCGTAGACGATGCCGAACGTGCCCGCCGGTGCGCCGTAGTCGGTGGCAGCCTTCACCAGCGACTCGTACGAGCGCTGGGAAGTGAGCAAGTGCGAGCCGTGCGCCTTCACGACGACCGGGTTCCCGGCCGCGAGAGCGGAGGCGGTGTCACCGCCGAGCACGGAGAAGGCGAAGGGGAAGTTACTCGCGCCGAACACCGCGACTGGACCGATGGGAACGAGCATTCGGCGCACGTCGGGGCCGGCGCCGAGCGGGGTGTCGCCGGCGTGGTCGATGATGGCCTCGAGATAGCCGCCGTCCTCGACGGCGTCTGCGAAGAGACGGAACTGGAAGACACTGCGGCTGAGCTCTCCGTTCAGACGCGCCTCAGCGAGACCTGTCTCGGCGATCGCTGCCGCGACGAGTTCGGTGCGGTCGACGTCCAGTCTCTCGGCGATCGCGCGCAGCAGGCCGGCGCGCCAGGCGCGTGGTCGGACGCGCAGCTCAGAGAACGCCTGCTGAGCGCGCTCGGCGATCGCAGCGACTTCGGCATCCTCGGTCGCCTGGATCGCGGTGGCACTCTCCGTGCCGGTACGGGGATCAGTGCTGAACAAGGTGGTCATGCGTTACTCCTTCCGAGCAGGCCGCGGTCGGCCAGGTTACGGATGAGAGCGCCGATGCCGAAGCTCCACGGGGGAAGCTTCTCACAGTGACGCACTCGGTTGACGAGGGCACCGAGACGAGGAGACGCGATGCGCACGATGTCGTCCTCGTGGTGGGTGAATCCGCGCCCCTCCTCACCACGGTCGTCGGTGGGCGCGAACATCGTGCCCAGGTACAGCACGAAACCGTCCGGATAGGCGTGATGCGCGCCCGACGCCTGCCGCACGAGATCGGCGGGGTCGCGGCTGATCTGCGTCATGTGCGAGCGGCCGGTCATCCGGAAGCCGTCCGTACCGGTCACCTGGAGTTCGACGGTCTCGTCACGCACGTCGTCGAGGCCGTAGCTCTCGTCGAAGAGACGGATGAAAGGACCGGCGGACGCCGAGGCGTTGTTGTCTTTCGCGCGGCCGAGGAGAAGCGCCGAGCGCCCCTCGATGTCGCGCAGGTTGACGTCGTTGCCGAGCATCGCTCCCACGATCTCCCCGGCCGACGACACCACCAAGACGATCTCGGGCTCGGGGTTGTTCCACTCCGACTCAGCGAGCACGCCGACGTCGGATCCGGCGCCGACCGACGACAGTACGGCCGCCTTGGTGAAGATCTCGGCGTCCGGCCCGATGCCGACCTCCAGGTACTGGCTCCACACGCCTTCCTCGATGAGAACGGCCTTGAGCTTCATCGCAGCCGGCGATCCTGGCACGAGATCGCGAATGTCGCCTCCGAGCGCGCCGACGATCGTCTCGCGGATGCTGCGGGCCGAGTCCGCGTCGCCGCGGGCTCGCTCCTCGATGACCCGCTCGAGCATCGACACGGGGAAGGTGACGCCCGACGCCTTGACGACCTGTAGGTCGATCGGCGACAGCAGCCACGGCTTCGTCTCGTCTCGAGAATCGGGCAAGGTGTTCGCCCATACGCTCTCCAGCGAGCCTATCGATGCACCATCGGCGATCCGCACGACCTCGGCCGGGACGGGGTGCTCAGTCAGTTCCCGCATGGTCGGGAACGTGCGGCTGAGGTCGATCAGCTC from the Microbacterium ginsengiterrae genome contains:
- a CDS encoding excinuclease ABC subunit UvrA is translated as MPETPNDPTDAFVRVRGANENNLRNVDVDVPRDRIVAFTGVSGSGKSSLAFGTIFTEAQRRYLESVAPYARRLIQQGHDPHVESISGLPPAVALQQRRGAPSSRSSVGTVTTLSNSLRMLFSRAGTFPEGFTTRLDSDAFSPNTAAGACPECHGIGVSHTVSEDSLVPDPSLSIRDGAIAAWPGAWQAKNLRDITIALGYDVDRPWRDLDQADRDWLLFTDEQPIVQITPQRDRVAKPYNGMFWSAKKYVFHTLSDSKSQMMRTKVLQFVRSGPCPLCHGTGLRREALAVTFAGRTIAELNALPLTELADVLRPTTQLTDPEHALPTTLSGERTDVAVAITTDLLARITVLTDLGLGYLGLGRVTTTLSPGEMQRLRLATQLRSGLFGVIYVFDEPSAGLHPADAEPLLDVLEQLKRSGNSVFVVEHNMDVVRRADWIVDVGPGAGEGGGDVLYSGAVDGLAAVEASVTRPFLFPDQDTTAADRRDVREPANWLTVEGITLHNLAGVDAAIPLGTFVAVTGVSGSGKSTLVSRVLRDVVREHLRSGQGDGIDDPDDDATTTDPAGDDAGLTEATVPDARADTLTVRRATGLEHIDRLVRVDQKPIGRTPRSNLATYTGLFDAVRTTFAKTDLARERGYTAGRFSFNVAGGRCETCLGEGFVSVELLFLPGSYGRCPTCHGARYNAETLEVTYKGKTIADVLALTVEQASDFLAPVLPAARSLQALLDVGLGYLRLGQPATELSGGEAQRIKLATELQRVRRGHTLYLLDEPTTGLHPADVRRLLAQLHALVDSGDTVVVVEHDMDVVAAADWVIDLGPSGGDAGGRIVATGTPDAVAKDPASRTAPYLAERLSR
- a CDS encoding aldehyde dehydrogenase (NADP(+)), with the protein product MTTLFSTDPRTGTESATAIQATEDAEVAAIAERAQQAFSELRVRPRAWRAGLLRAIAERLDVDRTELVAAAIAETGLAEARLNGELSRSVFQFRLFADAVEDGGYLEAIIDHAGDTPLGAGPDVRRMLVPIGPVAVFGASNFPFAFSVLGGDTASALAAGNPVVVKAHGSHLLTSQRSYESLVKAATDYGAPAGTFGIVYGQQPGSVLVADPRIAAVGFTGSLHTGQILQRIIDGRDTPIPFYGELSSVNPLVVTPEAAVARTAQIAEGLFGSVTSSAGQLCTKPGVAFVPKGDAGDALVADIVSRAQDAAPQTMLNSRIHSAFDEIRSRLIAEGGARSLVDPAPGEQGYSLTPAVLEIDATDVTAEVTEEAFGPLVVVVRYSDVAEIARALDAVPDSLTATIHSEPGETELRAELTDVVSGRVGRIVYNGYPTGVRVSWAMHHGGPWPATNTLHTSVGVTAIRRFLRPLAWQDAPAEVLPEELRDGPVDVPRRVDGVLELASR
- a CDS encoding fumarylacetoacetate hydrolase family protein encodes the protein MMTSQSYGAARDILPDDADRALLVGRVWLPEENGPAVVALREGELIDLSRTFPTMRELTEHPVPAEVVRIADGASIGSLESVWANTLPDSRDETKPWLLSPIDLQVVKASGVTFPVSMLERVIEERARGDADSARSIRETIVGALGGDIRDLVPGSPAAMKLKAVLIEEGVWSQYLEVGIGPDAEIFTKAAVLSSVGAGSDVGVLAESEWNNPEPEIVLVVSSAGEIVGAMLGNDVNLRDIEGRSALLLGRAKDNNASASAGPFIRLFDESYGLDDVRDETVELQVTGTDGFRMTGRSHMTQISRDPADLVRQASGAHHAYPDGFVLYLGTMFAPTDDRGEEGRGFTHHEDDIVRIASPRLGALVNRVRHCEKLPPWSFGIGALIRNLADRGLLGRSNA